CGGAGATCTACCACGCCATCCACGGCGAAGAGGCCGAGAAGGAAGCCCGCACCATCGGCATAGAGGCCGTGGTCATGGACCTGCGCATGGCGACGCGCAACGGCATAGAAGCCGCGCGCACGCTCTGGCAGGAACGGCCCGAGACGCGCATCCTGTTCTGGTCGAACTACGCGGACGAGGCCTACCTGCGCGGCATCGCCGCCATCGTGCCCGAGGACAGCGCCTATGGCTACGTGCTGAAGACGGCGCCGAAGGACCGGCTGAAGCTGGCCCTGCGCGCCGTGCTTATCGAGGGGCAGATCATGGTGGACCGCGAGATCCACCGCCTGCAACGGCGCGGCGCCACGCCCCGCACCGCGCTCGACGACAGCGAATACGCGGTGCTGCTCGATCTCTCGATCGGCCTGCAGGACAAGCTGATCGCGGAGCGCCGCGGCATGTCCCTGCGCACGGTGCAGAACCGGCTGCTGGCGCTCTACGACAAGCTCGGCGTGGACGACGACTGCGATACCGACCGCCCGTTGAACAAGCGCGTGCGCGCCTTGAACCGCGCGCTGGTGACGCGCACGCTGAACATCGAGACTCTGGAAGCCGCACAGAGGGACTTCGAACGCTGGCGATCGTCGCGCGGCTAGGGCCTACGCACCACGTCCGCTCCCAGGGCGACTTGGGGAACGAGGGGCTCTGCCCCTCGCGCTCCCCGAGGTATTTTCGGACCAAAGAAGCCGAGGGACTGCACGCCCATCCTTCTTTGGTCCAGCAAATACCTTGGGGGTCCGGGGGCAAAGCCCCCGGCCGGTCGCCTCGCGCAAGCGAGGCGAAACCGGTTCTCGAAACCCTACGTCCGGTCGGCGATCAGCGCCTGCATCATGCCGCGCTCTTCCTCGGTCAGATCGGTCAGGGGCGAGCGCACCGGCCCGGTCTCGAAGCCGCGCAGGGCCACGCCCGCCTTGATCGCGGAAACGGCATAGCCGGTCTTGCGGTCCCGGATCTTGGCAAAGGGGTAGTAGAAGTCGCGCAGCATCTGCTCGCAGGTCGCATCGTCGCCCGCCTTGAAGGCGGCGTGAAAGGCCAGCGCCGTTTCGGGGACGAAGTTGAAGACCGCCGAGGAATAGGTATCCACCCCCGCGCCCCGGAAGGCCTGCGCGAACAACTCATGCGTGGGCATGCCGCCGATATAGGCCAGCCGGTCGCCCAGCCCCACGGTGATCCGCTTGACGGTGTCGATGTCGCCGGTGCCGTCCTTGAAGCCGATCAGGTTCGGGCAATCCTCGACCAGACGCGCCAGCGTATCCGCCGAGACAACCGACTGGCCGCGGTTGTAGACGATCACGCCCATGTTGGTGGATTTGCAGACCGCGCGGATATGCGCCTCGATCCCGTCCTGCGGCGCGCCGATCAGGTAGTGCGGCAGCAAGAGGATGCCGTCGCCGCCCGCCTCTTCGATGCCCTTGGCCATCTCGCAGGCCAGTTTCGTGCCATAGCCGCAGCCCGCGATCACCGGCTGGCCCGGCTGGGCGGCGCGGGCGGTGCGCACCACATCGACCACCTCGGAGGGTGTCAGGGAGAAGAGCTCTCCGGTGCCACCGGCGACGATCAGGCCGGCGATCTTGTGCGGCGAGAGCCATTCGAGGTGCGCCGAGAAGGCGCCCGCGTTGAAGGTGTCGTCGGCGTCGAAAGGCGTGACGGGA
This region of Ponticoccus alexandrii genomic DNA includes:
- a CDS encoding 5-dehydro-4-deoxyglucarate dehydratase, translating into MAPTELRDIIRSGLLSFPVTPFDADDTFNAGAFSAHLEWLSPHKIAGLIVAGGTGELFSLTPSEVVDVVRTARAAQPGQPVIAGCGYGTKLACEMAKGIEEAGGDGILLLPHYLIGAPQDGIEAHIRAVCKSTNMGVIVYNRGQSVVSADTLARLVEDCPNLIGFKDGTGDIDTVKRITVGLGDRLAYIGGMPTHELFAQAFRGAGVDTYSSAVFNFVPETALAFHAAFKAGDDATCEQMLRDFYYPFAKIRDRKTGYAVSAIKAGVALRGFETGPVRSPLTDLTEEERGMMQALIADRT
- a CDS encoding response regulator transcription factor; this encodes MKVLLVEDDQFHASYMEDTLSEALPEVTEIYHAIHGEEAEKEARTIGIEAVVMDLRMATRNGIEAARTLWQERPETRILFWSNYADEAYLRGIAAIVPEDSAYGYVLKTAPKDRLKLALRAVLIEGQIMVDREIHRLQRRGATPRTALDDSEYAVLLDLSIGLQDKLIAERRGMSLRTVQNRLLALYDKLGVDDDCDTDRPLNKRVRALNRALVTRTLNIETLEAAQRDFERWRSSRG